Proteins encoded within one genomic window of Pseudorasbora parva isolate DD20220531a chromosome 3, ASM2467924v1, whole genome shotgun sequence:
- the si:dkey-174n20.1 gene encoding retinol dehydrogenase 14: MYLLYTIISALFCFLILKWMKRRRYCMDVKRLDGKTVLITGGNSGIGKETAVALALRGARVIIACRDEEKARKAVREIKALSHNMNVVHMEVDLANMRSIREFCKTFLQKEKRLDILINNAGMPSVLDWTDDNFSMCFGVNHLGHFLLTNLLLQRLKESSPSRVINLTCSSYKYQKLDFQDLNYNLFPFFTYCRSKLANIYFTHELARMTEGKGVTAFAVHPGYVQSSWTSHYSILYRILVQVVMFMFFVSCEAGAQTVVYCAVSDEVLPHNGGYFADCRPAPLRAFAKDSGVAKKLWEASERLVKLA; this comes from the exons ATGTATCTGTTATACACTATAATATCCGCGCTTTTTTGCTTTTTGATATTGAAATGGATGAAACGGAGGAGGTACTGCATGGATGTGAAGAGGTTAGATGGAAAAACGGTTCTTATAACAG GTGGAAACTCTGGTATTGGGAAGGAGACAGCTGTGGCTTTGGCTTTGCGAGGTGCTCGTGTGATCATCGCCTGCAGAGATGAGGAGAAGGCGAGAAAGGCCGTTCGAGAGATCAAAGCTCTGAGCCACAATATGAATGTGGTACATATGGAGGTCGACCTAGCTAACATGAGATCCATACGAGAGTTCTGCAAAACCTTCTTACAAAAGGAGAAGCGGTTGGACATTTTGATCAATAATGCAG GTATGCCCAGTGTTCTTGACTGGACCGATGACAACTTCTCCATGTGCTTTGGCGTGAACCACCTGGGCCACTTCTTACTGACAAACCTTCTTCTCCAGCGTCTGAAAGAGAGCTCCCCGAGCAGGGTGATCAATCTCAcctgctccagctacaagtacCAGAAACTGGACTTCCAAGATCTCAACTACAATCTGTTCCCGTTCTTCACCTACTGCCGCAGCAAGCTGGCCAACATTTACTTCACACATGAGCTAGCTCGCATGACGGAGGGGAAAGGAGTGACTGCGTTTGCCGTTCACCCCG GTTACGTTCAGAGTAGCTGGACATCTCATTACTCGATTCTGTACCGGATCCTTGTGCAGGTGGTGATGTTCATGTTTTTTGTTTCGTGTGAggccggggcgcagacggtgGTCTATTGTGCCGTATCAGACGAGGTGCTCCCGCACAACGGAGGATATTTCGCTGACTGTCGGCCGGCTCCTCTGCGAGCCTTTGCTAAAGATTCTGGAGTGGCAAAAAAGCTCTGGGAGGCCAGTGAGAGACTAGTTAAACTGGCTTGA